CTTCTGCTGCAAACAGCAGACCTCGACTCTCTGCTGGTTTGGCTGTGGCTGCGCAACCGCAGCTCCCGTTGCACGTGCAAAGCGATGATTTTAAAATATCGCTTGTCAGGGTATAATGGTAACATCTTGCTGGCCTGGAAGAAACGGCTTACTTAGCTCGTAGCTCTCTTTGTTTTAAGTGATCTGACCCTAGGAGTCTGTGTTCGGTTCCCTTTCAGCTGCAAGTAAATTCTTCTGAACGTGAGCTAAGAAGACCAGAAAGCCTGGGAGATAGTGGAAGTTTGCATTCTGCAGGATCTGCCACTTTGTCAGATAAATCCCCTCTGGTGAGCGTGAGCCAGCCTGTGGCCAGATGTTAGACATCTCAGCCTGACGTCCTGTTACCTCCTGAATGAATtagctgctcctcttcctcccctggCCTCCCAGGTTAACAACAAAATCCTGCTAAGCGGAGCTTGTctgtaaaatcacagaatagcGGTGATTTCTCTGTGCCTGGAGATGGCATCTccttctgcaaaaaaataatCGCTTGATCCTCCCAAGATCAGCCTTCCTGAAAAGAACTGCCTCTCAGGCTGAGGATTTATGGTGATCAGTACAGGTTAATTTAATAAATCCCTCCTCCCAGGGCATGCGTGCCAAAAAAATACACGTAAAACTGTGCGCAGCAGCTTGTCCTTGTGGGGTGAAGGTGCTCTCGGCCTGGGGGAGGTACTGCAGCTACGTGCTAATCTCTCCCGTGTTTCTTTTAAGCATCCtttctcccagcactggggaaggTTGTTCCTGTTTCACGCCGTTGCGCTGATGTGAGGGCTCGGGGGACTTGGGCTTGATTACACGAGAAATGTCTGCAAGTCTCCTAATCTGCCTGGGCCCTGGTTTCCAGTCCGCTGGTCGCAGTTATCTCAGTTAGGGCTCGCTGAGCTCCCACCATGTGTTCCCACCACCTCCGTGGCACCAGCCGTGGTGTGGGTTGGACTCTTTGCAAGTAGATTCAGCTGCCGGAGCGGGGATGGGATGGTGTGGGAAGGGTAGGACCTTCCTGCTGCACTCCAGGGACCTccaaggttgggttttttggtggccATCTGACCACTGACCACCTTCTTCTCGCCTCTCTTGGGCTGTAGcttcttcaccttctctttgCTGTGACTGGGAGCCCTTGGGTTGGGTTGTATCTCACTTGCTTCTCCATCAGTAAAGTCTAGGATGGAAGTGGCCCCAGTTATCAACTCTCTGctggtggggggagaaaaatggTAATATTCGACCGTTGATTTTCCTGCCTGATAAAAGCGTGTTCGCATCGGGGTTCTCTGCGTCCTCTGCAGCGGCACAGCTGCCCTCCTCGCTGCCGAAGGCCTTGCTGACAGCCGGGGCAGGAGCATTGCTGGGCAGCAAGTGCCTCAGTTTCTATTTAAACTGATTAAACCCATCGACAGTGTTAAATGAGTTTAATCTGCTTCATTTGCCCTGGGGGCTTGCGTACTGTTACACAGAACCAGCAGCCTGCAGAGTGCATTGTAGGCGTACGTAAGCGGCTGGAGGTGGGACGGGGTCCTGCGAGCTTGATGATCGGGGCTCTGGTTTTGGAAATGCCGCTGCTTCAAGCTTGCAAGGTTTGACCTCGGGGAGGAATCAGCCTGGGAGTGCACACGACTGCGGTTGTCTAATGGCTGTCCATTTGGGGCCCAGATTATTTGGGAGAGGTGTAAAAAGAACTGCCTTGAAAAGGGGGAGAATCAGCACCCAAATATCGGGGAGGTGTGTGTGCTGGGGAGATGGCTGACTGCTGTCTCCTGAGCTCTCCTGGAGGGAGGTGAAAGGGTGGGTGAACTTCTGGGTGTTATTTGGATATCGCCGTCTCTGTCactgccacctcctccacccATTTGCTCAGGAACCTGAACTTGCTGCCCTTATTTGCACCACGGGGCTGGCCTGCACCCCTGTTTGTAGCACTTCCAGAAGCATCTCTAGTGGCTGGGTAACCACTTTGTACCctaaatactcttttttttttttttccctgtcatagaatagaatcgaatcatagaatcatggaattgtttaggttggaaagacctttaagatcatccagtccaaccattaacctacactaccaaggccaccactaaaccaattaagggcagagtcataatttcatgtttcctggcttgggggatggattattttttaatgaaagtaaaatctaggaatcactaaggttggaaaggatctccgagatcatcagcccaaccatcaacccaacacccccatgcccactaaaccatggcccagagtgccatgtctgcccgttttttgaacccaAAACCCACAGGTCCTTCCTGCATACCCTGCTGggatcatttttttccctgattgtGGATCTTCTCTGGTGTTTCCCGAGTCTATCACTGGGTTGAGACCTGAAAGGGAGCTGGGCTGATGTTCAGAGCTTTGCAAGACAGCTTGGGTCCATTAGTAGCTGCCTCTGCTTGGCTTGCCAAGACGTTGCCTTTCTCATGCCGAGCTCCTGGCTGACCCTGTGTTTTCTGCCTTGTGTGGgttgctgccagcccctgcctgcagccgctGATGCAGATGTGCCCCTCACCAGCGAAAGCCCACGCTCCGGGGTGGCTTGGATGTGTCTCActgctctctgctcttccccttcctccccagggagcTCAAACTGCGAAACTACGAGCCCGAAGATGAGGagctgaagaagaggaaggtgcCGCAGGCCAAGCCAGCCTCAGGTGGGTGCAAGCGGGAGCATGGGAGGCGAAATGAAGGAGCACGAAAGCGGAAGCATTGCTAACGGTGGTGCTGGTGCCTGCGGTGAGGGAATGAAGCAGCACTTGTGGTTGTGGGGACAAATAAACCAGCACGGGACTCTGCATCCAGCCAGCGCGCTGCAAAATGGTTGTGTTACGccttttcttcccaaaaatCAGGTGGCTTGGAAACCTCTGTGTTCCTGCTCTCTCCAGCCCAAGGTGGAAAAGCCACTGGGACGTATTTTGGTAGCAGCGTGCTGGTGTGAGGGTGGTAGATCCTAGGAGATGAGTGTCTGCAGCCCCGGAGGGTGCTGGCGTGTCTGAGCAGCCGTGGTGGGAGCTGGGCGAGCGTGATGCTTGCAGGCCCCGTTGCTTCATCATCCCCTTTCGCCCGTGGCGACTGCACACCCTGCATTGCACAAGTGGGGTGTGTGTCTGAGCACACTGAGTCCGGTCCCAAACCAAAGGGTTGATACTCGGAGCCGAACTCTCGCTGGAGGACTCTCAAGGAGATTCAggctggtttttgtttgaaTTACCTTTAAACAAATATTAGTAATGAGTTCAGGCGTTCAGTCTGCTATTTCTTAGCGCTGAACCTCCGCGCAGCTCTTGAGAGGGAGGCGAAGGCTAGAAGTTCCCTTGATCTTTTAATATTGAGTCCTCCTGGAATAGATCTCTTCAAAAATGCCCTAAATAAAAAGGCTGCCTTTGGGAGTACGGCAGAGATCTGGTAGGTAGGAATGCTGACGCTGCGCTTTCTTTATCCTTTTCTAAAAGTTTCAAACTTCCCCTGACTCTTTCCCGAGCGTGCGGTTTGCAATTGGGAACAGCAGTTTTGACCATTTCCAGTAAAACACGCGCTCTCTGCCAGCCGCCCTTCGGAGCTGCAGTGCCCGTCGGCTGCGGATCCCCTGTCTGGAGTAACCAGCCTGTCTGTCCTCGGACGCTTTGTGCGGATGGAGGAGGACAGAGGAGCTGGGACTCGCTGTGGATTCGTATTAAATGCGCCTTGGGCATATCCATTTGCTGGAGCAGGATTCATCCCTTCGGGATatgctccctgctgcccgcACCCCCTCCGTGCACAGCCACCCGGGTTGAAGGACGGAGGGCTGTTTTCCACACGTGCTTTGCCGTTATCCCCAGGATCTGCAGACCTTTACATAAGGTCTGGGCTGGAGCTTGATTCCTCCAAGATGTCTCAGGCGGTGGCCTTGTAAATGAGTCACGGTGAGTCAAATTCCAGTTTAAACACCTGCGGAGCAGCTGATCCCTGCAGGTCTTACGAAAAGGGGACTTGAACCCAGCAGGCTTCTTGCTGCCGTTGCACTTTGTGGCGTTAAATGGTTGTTGGGTTTGCATCActttcagaggatttttttaGGAGTCTCCAAAAGGGTTTGGGTGGCGGGGGAACGTGCGTACCCACGTGTACTGGCTCGCGTTCACCGCGCTCTTAAGGCAAAGACATTCAAACGGGCTTTTATAAAAGCTTTTGGCGACCAAGCCCGGAGCTCTGATAGGTTTCCCTGTGCCTTGTCCCTGTGCTGCCGCTGCGCCCTGCGCTGATGCCGGTCCTGTTCCCCCATCTAGTGGAAGACAAGGTGAAGGACCAGCTGGAGGCTGCCAAGCCGGAGCCCATCATCGACGAAGTGGTACGTATATTCGGAACCGCTCTGCGCCGGGTGCGTCCGTCTGCGTCCAGGCTTGAACCTCACCTGCAGCTCTCACTGGGtgtctcctctttttccctaGGATCTGGCAAATCTGGCCCCCAGGAAGCCGGACTGGTGAGtgcctgcagagccctgctcctgAGGTGTTGGTATCGGCGGTTACCGTCACCTCGAGGTTGTCCAGGTTGGGTTAAAAGTGCTAGAAAGGGGAAACCCTGCGCTGCTGTGGAGGGAGACACAAGGCACGGGGCTGTCCTCCCAATTCCTGCTTACACCGAGTGACTCCACTGATCCCTTTGGGGTGTTTGTCACCACGGTGGCCTCAGTGACAAGGGTTGCTCTGGGTTGGTTTGCCCATGGTGGCAGACCCGCTCTCTGCCCCGTGGTGCTcgcaggagagggaaggagttTCTCTTCCACTGGGAAAGGTGTAACGTGGTCCCTGTGTTCATATCTGCCTGGGGCAAGGATTTGTTCCGACATTGTCACTCGCCTCCGCAGGGATTTGAAGCGAGATGTAGCCAAGAaactggagaagctggagaagaggaCGCAGAGAGCCATTGCTGAATTGATACGTGCGTTACAGTGCCGCAGGGATGGCGTGTGGGGTCACCAGTTGTTCCAGAGGGATTACACGATCCTTACTGGGAGCTCAGTGCCTTGGTATTGGGCCAGGGAGGGACCGGCAGAGCTTGATCCCCTTCCCAAAAGGGTCTGTGAAGCCGTCGGTCCCAAGCAGCTTCCCCGAGGCTGCACGCGCGCTTGGCTGGTGCGGCAGGGAAGGACGGTTTGTGGGCTGCAGTTCGGGTCCTGCGCTGTGTGGGTTCCCCGGCATCTCTAAGCCGCTGCTGTTTCTCGCTTGCAGGAGAGCGGTTGAAAGGGCAAGAGGAGGAGCTGGCGTCCGCTGTCGGGTCAGCGAAGCAGGAAGGAAGCGACTCCGACTGAGGAGGTCCCAGCCGGCAGCTTTGGGCATGGGTTCTATGGATCTGCCTCTGCCAGTGCCGCCGACACCGTTGCTCTCAGGTAGAGGCACCTCGCTGGGACACGCTGCTCACCAACCCTTTGCCAGAAGCCCATGAATCCCACCATGCCAGATCCAAGGAGCCCTGCTGTCCTCTCTCGGACTACGGCTGTTCCTCCGTTGAGGAGTGCTTCACGCGTAGCTT
This sequence is a window from Pelecanus crispus isolate bPelCri1 chromosome 2, bPelCri1.pri, whole genome shotgun sequence. Protein-coding genes within it:
- the CCDC12 gene encoding coiled-coil domain-containing protein 12; this encodes MAAPGSAVEAEEAGAGPALGRLEEEARRRRERLRALRQRTLQVGGEATGESSEKAVGAASKNKDGAERESKQFREDDEEETVRHKELKLRNYEPEDEELKKRKVPQAKPASVEDKVKDQLEAAKPEPIIDEVDLANLAPRKPDWDLKRDVAKKLEKLEKRTQRAIAELIRERLKGQEEELASAVGSAKQEGSDSD